From Curtobacterium sp. SGAir0471, the proteins below share one genomic window:
- a CDS encoding NAD(P)H-dependent oxidoreductase: MSTLIVTAHPDPDSLTLAVAHRLQAALDAADTGPVTVADLAAEGFDPRYTPADRHTYRTGTDPAPDVAAEQARLDMAEHLVLVFPVWWWSLPALLKGWLDRVFVNGWAFGVAEDGRIDRRLGRLTVHLVPIAGDDAGVYERHGYEHALRTQLEHGVVDFCGAVRGATAFVHDSEHEDPAVRERAVAAAVERVVAAVRG, translated from the coding sequence CCGCCCACCCGGACCCCGACTCGCTGACGCTCGCCGTCGCCCACCGCCTCCAGGCGGCGCTCGACGCCGCCGACACAGGACCGGTGACGGTCGCAGACCTCGCCGCCGAGGGCTTCGACCCCCGGTACACCCCGGCCGACCGACACACCTACCGGACGGGGACCGACCCCGCGCCGGACGTCGCAGCGGAGCAGGCGCGTCTCGACATGGCAGAGCACCTCGTGCTCGTGTTCCCGGTGTGGTGGTGGTCGCTCCCGGCGCTCCTCAAGGGCTGGCTCGACCGGGTGTTCGTGAACGGGTGGGCGTTCGGCGTCGCGGAGGACGGCCGCATCGACCGCCGACTCGGGCGGCTCACCGTGCACCTCGTGCCGATCGCCGGCGACGACGCCGGGGTGTACGAGCGGCACGGGTACGAGCACGCACTGCGGACGCAGCTCGAGCACGGCGTGGTGGACTTCTGCGGCGCGGTCCGCGGCGCGACGGCGTTCGTCCACGATTCCGAGCACGAGGACCCTGCAGTCCGCGAGCGGGCGGTCGCGGCCGCGGTCGAGCGGGTCGTCGCCGCGGTGCGGGGATGA